One window of the Pseudomonas lurida genome contains the following:
- a CDS encoding ammonium transporter, translated as MTLRKFAGLGALLSIVMPSLAMAADEVAAPVLNSGDTAWMLTSTALVLFMTIPGLALFYGGMVRSKNILSVMMQCFAITGLISVLWVIYGYSIAFDTTGMEQGVVNFNSFFGGMGKAFLAGVTPASITGPAALFPEAVFITFQMTFAIITPALIVGAFAERMKFSAMLIFMAIWFTLVYAPIAHMVWSGNGGLLWDWGVLDFAGGTVVHINAGVAGLVACIVLGKRKGFPTTPMAPHNLGYTLIGAAMLWVGWFGFNAGSAAAANGTAGMAMLVTQIATAAAALGWMFAEWITHGKPSALGIASGVVAGLVAITPAAGTVGPMGALVIGLVAGVICFFCATSLKRKLGYDDSLDAFGVHGIGGIVGAILTGVFAAPALGGFGTVTDVAAQVWIQAKGVGFTVIYTAIVTFIILKVLDAVMGLRVTEEEEAVGLDLAQHNERGYNL; from the coding sequence ATGACTCTGCGTAAATTCGCAGGGCTCGGAGCCCTGTTGTCCATCGTAATGCCAAGCCTGGCCATGGCGGCAGACGAAGTGGCTGCTCCAGTCCTCAATTCCGGCGACACCGCATGGATGCTCACATCCACTGCGTTGGTGCTGTTCATGACCATTCCAGGCCTGGCGCTGTTCTACGGCGGCATGGTGCGCTCCAAAAACATTCTTTCCGTGATGATGCAGTGCTTCGCCATTACTGGCCTGATCAGCGTGTTGTGGGTCATCTATGGCTACAGCATCGCGTTCGATACGACCGGGATGGAGCAGGGTGTCGTCAACTTCAACTCCTTCTTCGGCGGCATGGGCAAGGCGTTCCTGGCGGGCGTTACCCCGGCCAGCATCACCGGGCCGGCAGCGTTGTTCCCGGAAGCGGTGTTCATCACCTTCCAGATGACCTTCGCCATCATCACCCCGGCGCTGATCGTCGGTGCCTTCGCTGAGCGTATGAAGTTCTCTGCGATGCTGATCTTCATGGCCATCTGGTTCACCTTGGTCTATGCGCCGATCGCGCACATGGTCTGGAGCGGCAACGGTGGCCTGCTGTGGGACTGGGGCGTGCTGGACTTCGCTGGCGGCACCGTGGTGCACATCAACGCCGGTGTGGCTGGCCTGGTGGCGTGCATCGTGCTCGGCAAGCGCAAAGGCTTCCCGACTACCCCGATGGCACCGCACAACCTGGGTTACACCCTGATCGGCGCCGCCATGCTGTGGGTGGGTTGGTTCGGCTTCAACGCCGGTTCCGCTGCTGCGGCCAACGGCACTGCCGGCATGGCGATGCTGGTCACTCAGATCGCTACCGCTGCGGCGGCGCTGGGCTGGATGTTCGCCGAGTGGATCACCCATGGTAAGCCAAGCGCACTGGGCATCGCCTCGGGTGTGGTAGCCGGCCTGGTAGCCATCACCCCAGCCGCTGGCACCGTGGGCCCAATGGGCGCCCTGGTGATCGGCCTGGTTGCCGGTGTGATCTGCTTCTTCTGCGCCACCAGCCTCAAGCGCAAGCTGGGCTACGACGACTCCCTGGACGCGTTCGGCGTGCACGGTATCGGCGGTATTGTCGGTGCGATCCTCACCGGTGTGTTCGCAGCCCCTGCACTGGGCGGCTTCGGCACCGTGACTGACGTGGCGGCACAAGTCTGGATCCAGGCCAAGGGCGTCGGCTTTACTGTGATCTACACGGCTATCGTGACCTTCATCATCCTCAAGGTGCTGGATGCGGTCATGGGCCTGCGGGTGACCGAAGAAGAAGAGGCCGTCGGCCTCGACCTGGCGCAACACAACGAGCGCGGCTACAACTTGTAA
- the glnK gene encoding P-II family nitrogen regulator — MKLVTAIIKPFKLDDVRESLSEIGVQGITVTEVKGFGRQKGHTELYRGAEYVVDFLPKVKIDVAIDDKDLDRVIEAITKAANTGKIGDGKIFVVNLEQAIRIRTGETDTDAI; from the coding sequence ATGAAGCTAGTCACTGCCATCATCAAGCCGTTCAAGTTGGACGATGTACGCGAGTCGTTGTCCGAGATCGGCGTGCAGGGCATTACCGTTACTGAGGTCAAAGGCTTCGGTCGGCAGAAGGGTCACACCGAGCTGTATCGTGGCGCGGAATACGTGGTCGATTTCCTGCCGAAGGTGAAGATTGATGTCGCCATTGACGACAAGGATCTTGACCGGGTTATCGAGGCGATAACCAAGGCCGCCAACACCGGCAAGATCGGTGACGGCAAGATCTTCGTGGTCAATCTGGAACAGGCTATTCGCATCCGTACCGGCGAAACCGATACCGACGCAATCTAA
- a CDS encoding accessory factor UbiK family protein encodes MLAPKDLLDALSGHASRLFSGDAPLPRNEIESQFKALLQSGFSKLDLVSREEFDSQMVVLARTRARLESLEAKVAELEARLNPPTE; translated from the coding sequence ATGCTTGCGCCCAAAGACCTCCTCGACGCCCTGAGCGGCCATGCCTCACGCCTGTTCAGCGGTGACGCGCCCCTGCCCCGCAATGAAATCGAAAGCCAATTCAAGGCATTGCTGCAAAGTGGTTTCAGCAAGCTCGACCTGGTAAGCCGGGAAGAATTCGACAGCCAGATGGTCGTGCTGGCCCGCACACGTGCACGGCTGGAAAGCCTCGAAGCAAAAGTCGCTGAGCTCGAAGCGCGGTTGAACCCGCCGACCGAATAA
- a CDS encoding MFS transporter, producing MGYLPDLDRRLLKIQFSFLLVVLGGRCNQLAVAWWTLQQTGSALAFANMIACAIAAQVLARPLLGWLGDKYNKVLILRVASLTSLVTTLLMVVLSATQLFNPWSVGALMLLSSAVAGVRDPLQSSIIPLFARDDQVSLAVRTKSMLSSISNLLGPILASALIFSFGTTLALTIDFFAMLGAAMLIASIPLHLGASAPGEHAPSATGLRMMYSGFKAVYGVKVEFYLALVAMLVNFALFPFFTILLPLYVKTIIHYPVTYLGLLDACFGLGILAGSYKITGWLTERVPRDFCVAAGFALLGGNMWLAGTLSSMVAVPLAFFCGGVGLMLINIPTSAVRLLATPKQHRNRIFATVSFLSAAASPLGSFAMSGLITQLGVALTMTSLGAMVLGLSLLVFLIPDFRAFMRAPDTQLNGAYLDKYPDAFAR from the coding sequence GTGGGGTACTTGCCGGACCTTGACCGGCGCCTGCTGAAAATACAGTTCAGCTTTTTGCTGGTGGTGCTCGGTGGCCGCTGCAACCAGCTGGCCGTAGCCTGGTGGACCTTGCAGCAAACCGGTTCTGCGCTCGCCTTCGCCAACATGATCGCCTGCGCCATCGCGGCGCAGGTGCTGGCCCGCCCCCTGCTAGGCTGGCTGGGTGACAAGTACAACAAGGTTCTGATCCTCAGGGTGGCCTCCCTCACCAGTCTGGTGACCACGCTGTTGATGGTTGTCCTGTCCGCTACGCAACTGTTCAACCCATGGAGCGTTGGCGCCCTGATGCTGCTCAGCAGTGCCGTCGCGGGCGTACGCGACCCGCTGCAATCCTCGATTATTCCGTTGTTTGCACGCGACGATCAGGTCTCACTGGCCGTTCGCACCAAAAGCATGCTCTCGTCCATATCCAATTTGCTCGGACCGATCCTGGCCAGCGCCTTGATTTTCAGCTTCGGCACCACGCTGGCGTTGACCATCGACTTCTTCGCGATGCTTGGCGCAGCAATGTTGATTGCATCGATTCCACTTCACCTCGGTGCCAGCGCCCCAGGTGAACATGCTCCGTCAGCCACCGGCTTGCGCATGATGTACTCGGGATTCAAGGCCGTTTACGGCGTCAAGGTCGAGTTCTACCTTGCCCTCGTGGCGATGCTCGTCAACTTTGCCCTGTTTCCGTTCTTTACCATCCTGCTGCCCCTCTACGTCAAAACGATCATCCACTACCCGGTCACCTACCTCGGCCTGCTGGACGCCTGTTTCGGCCTGGGCATCCTGGCAGGCAGCTACAAAATCACCGGCTGGCTGACCGAACGCGTGCCCCGCGACTTCTGTGTCGCGGCGGGCTTTGCACTGTTGGGGGGCAATATGTGGCTGGCCGGCACGCTCTCATCAATGGTTGCCGTACCGCTGGCGTTTTTCTGCGGTGGGGTAGGCCTGATGCTGATCAACATTCCGACCTCTGCCGTCAGGTTGCTTGCCACCCCCAAGCAGCATCGCAATCGAATCTTCGCCACCGTGTCATTCCTGTCGGCCGCCGCCAGCCCGCTCGGCAGTTTCGCCATGAGTGGGCTGATTACACAGCTCGGCGTCGCACTCACCATGACGTCCCTGGGTGCAATGGTGCTGGGGTTGTCGTTGCTGGTGTTCCTGATCCCGGACTTCCGCGCATTCATGCGTGCACCCGACACGCAACTCAACGGTGCCTACCTGGATAAGTACCCCGACGCCTTTGCACGTTGA
- a CDS encoding YifB family Mg chelatase-like AAA ATPase, translating into MSLAIVHSRAQIGVEAPAVTVEVHMANGLPSLTLVGLPETAVKESKDRVRSAILNCALQYPARRITLNLAPADLPKDGGRFDLAIALGILAASAQVPALMLDDVECLGELALSGEVRAVKGVLPAALAARKAGRTVIVPRANAEEACLASGLKVIAVDHLLQVVAHLNGQVPIEPYKSDGLLYLNKPYPDLSEVQGQLTAKRALLIAAAGAHNLLLSGPPGTGKTLLASRLPGLLPPLSEQEALEVAAIQSVVSLAPLSHWPHRPFRQPHHSASGPALVGGGSKPQPGEITLAHHGVLFLDELPEFDRKVLEVLREPLESGQIVISRARDRVSFPARFQLVAAMNPCPCGYMGEPSGRCRCTPEQIQRYRNKLSGPLMDRIDLHLTVARETTALNPAQQAGDNTAKASADVAEARERQLRRQGCANAFLDLPGLRKHCKLAKVDEGWLETACERLTLSLRAAHRLLKVARTLADLELMDDITRDHLKEALQYRPAAIT; encoded by the coding sequence ATGTCCCTCGCCATCGTCCACAGCCGCGCCCAGATCGGCGTCGAAGCCCCCGCTGTCACTGTTGAAGTGCACATGGCCAATGGTCTGCCGTCCCTGACGCTGGTGGGGTTGCCAGAAACAGCGGTCAAGGAAAGCAAGGACCGCGTGCGCAGCGCCATTCTGAACTGCGCCCTGCAATACCCCGCCCGCCGCATCACCCTCAACCTTGCGCCCGCCGACCTGCCCAAGGACGGCGGGCGTTTTGACCTGGCGATTGCCCTGGGAATCCTGGCCGCCAGTGCGCAGGTACCGGCGCTGATGCTCGATGACGTGGAGTGCCTTGGGGAGCTGGCATTGTCCGGCGAAGTCCGTGCGGTCAAGGGCGTGCTGCCGGCGGCACTGGCGGCGCGCAAGGCCGGGCGCACCGTCATCGTGCCGCGGGCGAATGCCGAGGAGGCGTGCCTGGCGTCGGGGCTGAAGGTGATCGCGGTGGATCACTTGCTGCAGGTGGTGGCGCACCTCAATGGTCAGGTGCCAATTGAGCCTTACAAATCCGACGGCTTGCTGTACTTGAACAAACCGTACCCGGACCTGAGTGAAGTCCAGGGCCAACTGACGGCCAAGCGTGCGCTACTGATCGCGGCGGCCGGTGCGCATAACCTGCTGCTCAGTGGCCCGCCCGGCACCGGCAAGACGTTACTCGCCAGTCGCCTGCCCGGCTTGTTGCCGCCGCTAAGCGAGCAGGAAGCCCTTGAAGTCGCGGCGATTCAATCCGTGGTGAGCCTGGCGCCCTTGAGCCACTGGCCCCATCGACCGTTTCGCCAGCCGCACCATTCGGCATCGGGGCCGGCGCTGGTAGGCGGAGGGTCGAAGCCGCAACCGGGCGAAATCACCCTGGCGCACCATGGGGTGCTGTTCCTGGATGAATTACCGGAGTTTGACCGCAAGGTCTTGGAGGTACTGCGAGAACCCTTGGAGTCTGGGCAAATCGTGATTTCCCGCGCCCGTGACCGGGTGAGTTTCCCGGCACGCTTTCAACTGGTGGCCGCGATGAACCCCTGCCCCTGTGGCTATATGGGTGAACCGAGTGGGCGTTGTCGCTGTACGCCGGAGCAAATTCAACGCTATCGCAACAAGCTGTCCGGGCCGCTGATGGACCGGATCGACCTGCACCTGACCGTCGCTCGGGAAACCACTGCGCTGAATCCGGCCCAACAGGCTGGCGACAACACTGCAAAGGCTTCGGCTGACGTTGCCGAGGCGCGGGAGCGCCAGCTGCGGCGTCAGGGCTGTGCAAATGCCTTTCTCGATCTGCCTGGGCTACGCAAGCATTGCAAGCTGGCGAAGGTCGATGAAGGCTGGCTGGAGACTGCCTGCGAGCGCCTGACGCTGTCTTTGCGCGCGGCCCATCGCCTGCTCAAAGTGGCACGCACCTTGGCGGACTTGGAGCTTATGGACGACATCACGCGCGATCATCTGAAGGAGGCCCTGCAATATAGGCCGGCAGCGATCACTTAA